Proteins from a genomic interval of Chitinophagaceae bacterium:
- a CDS encoding 50S ribosomal protein L1, whose product MKLTKNRRKVNELVEKTKKYSLQDASELIKKLTNLKFDASVDLHVRLGVDPRKADQAIRGTVTLPHGTGKTKTVLVFCNPDKEEEARQSGADYVGLQEYAEKIESGWTDVDVIIATPDVMPKIAKLGKVLGPRNLMPNPKSGTVTPNITEAVAEVKKGKIAFKIDKYGIIHTSIGRVSFTPEQIYDNSRELLNTLIKMKPASSKGTYLKNITMVSTMSPGINVDAKSIS is encoded by the coding sequence ATGAAACTTACAAAAAATAGAAGAAAAGTTAACGAATTAGTTGAAAAAACTAAAAAATATTCATTGCAGGATGCATCTGAATTAATCAAAAAACTTACAAACCTGAAGTTTGATGCATCAGTAGATCTGCATGTCAGATTAGGTGTTGATCCGCGTAAAGCAGACCAGGCTATCAGAGGTACAGTTACATTACCTCACGGTACCGGAAAAACAAAAACGGTTTTAGTGTTTTGTAATCCGGATAAAGAAGAGGAAGCCAGACAATCAGGTGCTGATTATGTAGGATTACAAGAATATGCTGAAAAAATCGAATCAGGTTGGACAGATGTGGATGTTATTATAGCCACACCTGATGTGATGCCAAAAATCGCTAAGTTAGGAAAAGTGTTAGGCCCCAGAAACCTAATGCCTAATCCAAAGTCAGGAACAGTTACACCAAATATTACGGAAGCCGTGGCCGAAGTGAAAAAAGGTAAAATAGCATTCAAAATTGATAAATACGGAATTATACATACTTCCATAGGAAGAGTTTCATTTACTCCGGAGCAAATTTATGATAATAGCAGGGAGTTGTTAAATACTTTAATTAAAATGAAACCTGCCAGTTCAAAAGGAACTTATTTAAAAAACATCACTATGGTTAGTACTATGAGTCCGGGTATTAACGTAGATGCAAAAAGCATTAGCTGA
- a CDS encoding 50S ribosomal protein L7/L12 → MADLKSFAEQLVNLSVKEVNELAEILKDEYGIEPAAAAVAVAGGAAAGGEAAEEKTAFDVILKAPGGQKLNVVKVVKEITGLGLKEAKELVDNAPKPVKEGVNKDEAEGLKTKLEEAGAEVEIS, encoded by the coding sequence ATGGCAGACTTGAAATCATTTGCAGAACAATTAGTTAATTTGAGTGTTAAAGAAGTCAATGAGTTGGCTGAAATATTAAAAGATGAATACGGTATAGAGCCGGCAGCAGCAGCAGTTGCAGTTGCAGGTGGAGCTGCTGCAGGTGGAGAAGCCGCAGAGGAAAAAACAGCTTTTGATGTTATTCTTAAAGCACCGGGTGGACAAAAACTTAACGTAGTAAAAGTCGTTAAAGAAATTACAGGACTAGGGCTTAAAGAAGCTAAAGAACTAGTAGACAACGCTCCGAAACCTGTTAAGGAAGGGGTAAATAAAGATGAAGCTGAAGGCTTGAAAACTAAGTTGGAAGAAGCCGGCGCAGAGGTTGAGATAAGTTAA
- the secE gene encoding preprotein translocase subunit SecE, whose protein sequence is MKLYIKESYNELVHKVTWPKWEALQESTIVVLIASLLIALVVLGMDMVSDNILKVVYQIIVG, encoded by the coding sequence ATAAAACTATATATTAAGGAAAGCTACAACGAACTGGTTCATAAAGTGACCTGGCCAAAGTGGGAAGCCCTGCAGGAAAGCACAATAGTTGTGTTGATAGCATCTCTCTTAATAGCTTTAGTGGTCTTAGGAATGGACATGGTTTCGGATAATATCCTGAAGGTTGTCTATCAAATAATAGTAGGATAG
- the rpoB gene encoding DNA-directed RNA polymerase subunit beta: MSQNFTDNNSRINFGKIIQKSDSTDLLDIQIRSFKDFFQLDTIQENRINEGLYKVFTDNFPITDARNIFELEFLDYFVDPPRYTIEECIERGLTYSVPLKAKLKLSCNDEEHEDFETIVQDVFLGNIPYMTPKGTFVINGAERIVVSQLHRSPGVFFGQSFHPNGTKIFSARVIPFKGAWMEFATDINNVMYAYIDRKKKFPVTTLLRAIGYDTDKQILDLFGLAEEVKVLKKNIKDINGRKLAARVLKSWLEDFVDEDTGEVVSIERNEVILERDTMLDEENITILQENGIESVILQKEDLVADFTIIFNTLQKDTSNSEMEAVQHIYRQLRGTEPPDEETARGIIDKLFFSDKRYDLGEVGRYKINRKLNLDIDIETKVLCKEDIISIVKYLVELTNNKAEVDDIDHLSNRRVRTVGEQLSSQFGVGLARMTRTIRERMNVRDNEVFTPVELVNARTLSSVINSFFGTSQLSQFLDQTNPLSEITHKRRISALGPGGLSRERAGFEVRDVHYSHYGRLCTIETPEGPNIGLISTLCVHAKINSMGFIETPYRRVLEGQVDLEGDLTYLSAEEEDNQTIAQSNAPINPQGNFINEKIKSRFQGEFPISTPKDLDFMDVAPNQIVGVSASMIPFLENDDANRALMGSNMQRQAVPVLKPEAPIVGTGLEKKVAQDSRMLINSEGNGVVEYVDSNKIIVVYDRTSDEALVSFDTETTEYNLTKFRRTNQGTCINLKPIVKKGQKITKGQVLCEGFATENGELALGRNLMVAFMPWKGYNFEDAIVISERLVKDDVFTSIHIESFEMDVRDTKLGEEELTPDIPNVSEEATKELDENGVIRIGANIKEGDIIIGKITPKGESDPTPEEKLLRAIFGDKAGDVKDASMKAPPSTVGTVIDKKLFARAKKDKTSKAKEKVAVDKIEKDHQKRLEDLKEVLLEKLTKILDGKTSKGVNDQADNLVLTKGAKFSRKNLSTIDFAMISPVNWTDDEKTNELVRQTLHNFIIKLNEELARAKREKVNISIGDELPNGVLKLAKVYVAQKRKVKVGDKFAGRHGNKGIIAKIVREEDMPFLEDGSPVDIVLNPLGVPSRMNLGQIYETVLGWAGFKLNKKYATPIFDGATIDEIEEQIQEAGLPSLGQTYLTDGETGDRFHQKATVGLIYIIKLAHMIDDKMHARSIGPYSLITQQPLGGKAQFGGQRLGEMEVWALEAYGAANILQELLTLKSDDIIGRAKAYEAIVKGENLPKPSIPESFNVLVNELRGLGLELKFT, translated from the coding sequence ATGTCTCAAAATTTTACGGATAACAACTCAAGAATCAATTTTGGAAAGATTATTCAAAAATCAGACTCTACTGATTTATTAGACATCCAAATTCGGTCATTCAAAGATTTTTTTCAATTAGACACGATTCAGGAGAACAGAATTAATGAAGGCTTATATAAAGTCTTCACTGATAATTTCCCTATTACGGATGCTCGAAATATCTTTGAGCTTGAATTTTTGGATTACTTTGTTGATCCTCCAAGATACACTATTGAAGAATGTATCGAAAGAGGCCTGACTTATAGCGTGCCCCTAAAGGCAAAGTTAAAACTATCTTGTAACGACGAAGAACATGAAGACTTCGAAACTATCGTACAGGATGTATTTCTTGGGAACATACCTTATATGACTCCTAAGGGAACTTTTGTCATTAACGGAGCTGAGAGAATCGTTGTATCACAATTACACCGCTCTCCGGGAGTTTTCTTCGGACAAAGTTTTCACCCAAATGGTACGAAAATATTCTCCGCCAGAGTCATTCCTTTTAAAGGTGCCTGGATGGAATTTGCAACTGACATTAACAATGTCATGTACGCATATATTGACAGAAAGAAAAAATTCCCCGTTACTACTCTTCTTAGAGCTATCGGCTATGATACCGATAAGCAAATACTTGACCTTTTCGGTTTAGCTGAAGAGGTTAAAGTTCTGAAAAAGAACATTAAAGATATTAATGGACGCAAACTTGCAGCAAGAGTGCTTAAAAGCTGGCTGGAAGATTTTGTGGATGAAGATACCGGTGAAGTAGTTTCTATTGAAAGAAATGAAGTTATTCTTGAAAGGGATACAATGCTGGATGAAGAGAATATTACTATACTTCAGGAAAATGGAATTGAATCAGTAATCCTTCAAAAAGAAGATTTAGTAGCAGATTTTACCATTATTTTTAATACTCTGCAAAAAGATACTTCTAATTCAGAAATGGAGGCGGTACAGCATATCTACAGACAATTGAGAGGAACAGAACCTCCTGATGAAGAAACAGCACGTGGTATTATTGATAAATTATTCTTTTCGGATAAAAGATATGATTTAGGTGAAGTTGGAAGATATAAAATTAACAGAAAACTAAATCTTGATATTGATATTGAAACGAAGGTTTTATGTAAAGAAGATATTATCTCAATCGTTAAGTATTTAGTTGAGCTTACCAATAACAAGGCAGAGGTTGATGATATCGACCACTTGAGTAACAGACGTGTTAGAACAGTTGGTGAGCAGCTTTCTTCACAGTTTGGTGTCGGGTTGGCAAGAATGACCAGAACAATACGAGAAAGAATGAATGTGAGAGATAATGAAGTGTTTACACCGGTTGAATTAGTCAATGCAAGGACTTTATCCTCTGTGATAAATTCTTTCTTTGGGACAAGCCAGTTATCTCAGTTTCTCGATCAAACGAATCCACTTTCAGAAATTACGCATAAAAGAAGAATCTCTGCTTTAGGACCGGGTGGTTTATCCAGAGAAAGAGCCGGTTTCGAGGTTCGAGATGTTCACTATTCACATTATGGACGCCTTTGTACAATTGAAACACCGGAAGGACCAAACATTGGTTTGATTTCGACTTTGTGTGTTCACGCAAAAATAAATAGTATGGGTTTCATCGAAACCCCATACAGAAGAGTATTAGAAGGTCAGGTTGACTTAGAAGGCGATTTAACTTATCTTTCTGCAGAAGAAGAAGATAACCAGACAATTGCACAGTCAAATGCACCTATTAATCCTCAGGGGAATTTTATAAACGAGAAAATTAAATCCAGATTCCAGGGTGAATTTCCTATATCTACTCCTAAGGATTTAGATTTTATGGATGTGGCTCCTAACCAAATTGTTGGTGTTTCTGCTTCGATGATTCCATTTTTAGAAAATGATGATGCAAACAGAGCATTGATGGGATCTAACATGCAGCGTCAGGCTGTACCGGTTTTAAAACCTGAAGCTCCTATAGTGGGGACAGGTCTTGAGAAAAAGGTTGCGCAGGATAGTAGAATGCTTATCAACTCTGAAGGAAACGGAGTGGTTGAATATGTTGATTCTAATAAGATTATTGTTGTTTATGACAGAACAAGTGATGAAGCATTAGTTAGTTTCGATACTGAAACTACAGAGTATAACCTAACCAAATTCAGACGTACAAATCAGGGTACTTGTATTAACCTTAAGCCTATTGTTAAGAAAGGGCAGAAAATAACTAAAGGACAGGTACTTTGTGAAGGATTTGCTACAGAAAATGGGGAATTGGCATTGGGAAGAAACCTAATGGTTGCTTTCATGCCTTGGAAAGGTTACAATTTTGAAGATGCAATTGTAATTTCAGAAAGATTAGTGAAAGATGATGTCTTTACATCTATCCATATCGAAAGCTTTGAAATGGATGTAAGAGACACCAAATTAGGTGAAGAAGAACTTACTCCTGACATTCCTAACGTTTCTGAAGAAGCTACTAAAGAATTAGACGAAAACGGTGTAATTAGAATAGGCGCCAACATAAAAGAAGGCGACATTATAATTGGAAAAATCACTCCAAAAGGAGAGTCTGACCCAACACCTGAAGAAAAATTGTTAAGAGCAATCTTCGGAGATAAAGCAGGTGATGTGAAAGATGCTTCAATGAAAGCACCTCCTTCAACTGTAGGTACAGTTATAGATAAAAAACTTTTTGCACGTGCAAAAAAGGATAAAACATCTAAAGCTAAAGAGAAAGTTGCAGTTGATAAAATAGAGAAAGATCATCAAAAAAGGCTTGAAGACCTTAAAGAAGTTTTACTGGAAAAGCTTACTAAAATATTAGATGGTAAAACCTCCAAAGGAGTAAATGATCAGGCAGATAACTTAGTATTGACAAAAGGAGCTAAGTTTTCACGCAAAAATCTTTCAACGATTGATTTTGCAATGATAAGCCCTGTTAACTGGACAGATGATGAGAAAACAAACGAGTTAGTTCGTCAAACACTTCACAACTTTATTATTAAGCTTAATGAAGAATTGGCCAGAGCGAAAAGAGAAAAAGTAAATATTAGCATTGGTGATGAATTACCGAATGGAGTTTTAAAACTGGCTAAAGTTTATGTTGCTCAAAAACGTAAAGTGAAAGTGGGTGATAAGTTTGCCGGAAGACACGGAAACAAAGGTATTATCGCTAAAATTGTGAGAGAAGAAGATATGCCTTTCCTGGAAGATGGATCCCCGGTTGATATTGTGTTAAATCCACTTGGTGTTCCTTCAAGGATGAACCTTGGACAGATTTATGAGACAGTACTCGGATGGGCAGGATTCAAATTAAACAAAAAGTATGCTACTCCAATTTTTGATGGAGCTACAATCGATGAAATAGAAGAGCAAATTCAGGAAGCAGGTCTGCCGTCATTAGGACAAACCTATCTTACAGATGGTGAAACAGGTGATCGTTTTCACCAGAAAGCAACTGTAGGTCTGATTTATATCATTAAGCTTGCTCACATGATTGATGATAAAATGCATGCCAGATCAATAGGTCCGTACTCATTAATTACGCAACAGCCATTAGGTGGTAAAGCGCAGTTTGGTGGTCAGCGTTTAGGTGAAATGGAAGTTTGGGCTTTAGAAGCATACGGTGCTGCTAATATCCTGCAGGAATTACTAACGCTTAAATCAGATGATATAATTGGTAGGGCTAAAGCTTATGAAGCTATAGTGAAAGGTGAGAACCTTCCTAAACCTTCCATTCCTGAGTCATTTAACGTTCTCGTTAATGAACTTAGAGGACTTGGATTGGAATTGAAATTTACTTAA
- the nusG gene encoding transcription termination/antitermination factor NusG → MSEVEKKWYALRVISGKEKKLSDLILREIKRSGWEHIISQVLVPTEKVYKIQGGKKVIKEKNFFPGYILIEAYGETLNSEVISAIVTTNGVIHFLGKENPTPLRTNEVNRILGKVDEMEEFGTGVVNEPFIINETVKITDGPFNNFTGTIEEVNDEKKKLKVVVKIFGRKTPVELNFMQVEKTS, encoded by the coding sequence ATGTCTGAGGTAGAGAAAAAATGGTACGCCCTTAGAGTAATAAGTGGTAAGGAAAAGAAATTAAGTGACTTAATCTTAAGAGAAATAAAAAGATCCGGTTGGGAACACATTATTTCACAGGTTTTAGTGCCTACTGAAAAGGTTTATAAAATTCAAGGCGGAAAAAAGGTAATTAAAGAAAAGAATTTTTTCCCAGGTTATATCTTAATAGAAGCATACGGGGAGACTTTGAATTCTGAAGTTATTTCTGCTATAGTTACAACTAACGGAGTTATACATTTTCTGGGAAAGGAAAACCCAACTCCGCTTAGAACTAACGAGGTTAACAGAATTTTAGGTAAGGTTGATGAAATGGAAGAATTTGGAACAGGTGTCGTTAACGAACCTTTCATTATTAATGAAACGGTCAAAATAACAGACGGACCATTTAACAACTTTACCGGAACAATTGAAGAGGTAAATGACGAAAAGAAAAAACTTAAAGTAGTAGTAAAAATATTTGGAAGGAAAACTCCGGTTGAGTTGAATTTCATGCAAGTAGAAAAAACATCTTAA
- the rplK gene encoding 50S ribosomal protein L11, which translates to MAKEIEGFIKLQVKGGQANPSPPIGPALGAKGVNIMEFCKQFNAKTQELQGKVLPVVITVFKDKSFDFIIKTPPAAILLMEFAKLKKGSAEPNRDKVGSVTWDHVKEIAETKMPDLNAFTVESAMKMVAGTARSMGVNIKGKAPWEN; encoded by the coding sequence ATGGCAAAGGAAATAGAAGGTTTTATAAAATTACAGGTAAAAGGTGGACAAGCTAATCCATCTCCACCTATCGGACCGGCACTAGGTGCTAAAGGGGTCAATATAATGGAGTTTTGCAAGCAATTTAATGCAAAAACTCAAGAATTGCAAGGTAAAGTATTACCCGTTGTAATTACAGTTTTTAAAGATAAGTCTTTTGATTTTATCATTAAAACTCCACCGGCAGCTATTTTATTAATGGAGTTTGCTAAACTTAAGAAAGGTAGTGCAGAGCCCAACAGAGATAAAGTTGGCAGCGTAACATGGGATCATGTTAAAGAAATTGCAGAGACTAAAATGCCTGACTTAAACGCCTTCACTGTTGAATCAGCAATGAAAATGGTAGCAGGTACTGCCAGAAGCATGGGTGTGAATATTAAAGGGAAAGCCCCCTGGGAGAACTAA
- a CDS encoding 50S ribosomal protein L10 has protein sequence MKKSEKSAVIEQLKVQIAETPYLYITDSAELSVEEISNFRRKCFEQNIQVKVAKNTLVKKALESLEGDHYEELYPFLVGPTTLLFTDTANAPAKIIKEFRKKHDKPLLKVAYIESSLYEGDDQVETLVNLKSKEELIGDVIALLQSPAKNVISALKSSGGKLAGIVKTLSEREN, from the coding sequence ATGAAAAAGAGTGAAAAATCAGCTGTAATTGAACAGCTAAAGGTACAAATCGCAGAAACACCATATCTGTACATTACTGATTCCGCTGAGTTATCAGTAGAAGAAATAAGTAATTTCAGAAGAAAGTGTTTTGAGCAAAATATTCAGGTTAAAGTTGCAAAAAATACACTTGTAAAAAAAGCTTTAGAGTCTTTAGAAGGAGATCATTATGAAGAACTTTATCCTTTTTTAGTAGGACCGACAACCCTGCTTTTTACAGATACGGCAAACGCACCTGCAAAAATTATAAAAGAATTTAGAAAAAAACACGACAAACCTTTATTAAAGGTAGCTTATATTGAATCATCTCTTTATGAAGGTGATGATCAGGTAGAAACTTTGGTTAATCTAAAATCAAAAGAAGAACTTATTGGCGATGTTATAGCATTGCTTCAATCACCTGCTAAAAATGTTATATCAGCCCTTAAATCAAGCGGTGGTAAACTGGCAGGAATTGTAAAAACGTTATCAGAAAGAGAAAATTAA